Proteins co-encoded in one Chthoniobacterales bacterium genomic window:
- a CDS encoding LemA family protein has protein sequence MIPAILGGLVLLVALWLILTYNRFISLRNTQREAWSGIDVQLRKRHDLVPPLVECVRGYQTHERGAFEAIAATRATGASPSTVAEKENRLTAELRGLFAVAEQYPELKADANFRQLSAQLVTIEDDLQYARRYFNGAVRDFRNAAESFPGVIVARTFGFHPDEFFEIETASERAAPTVNL, from the coding sequence ATGATTCCCGCAATCCTCGGCGGACTCGTCCTCCTGGTCGCGCTCTGGCTCATCCTCACCTACAACCGCTTCATCAGCCTGCGGAATACCCAGCGCGAGGCTTGGAGCGGCATCGACGTCCAGCTCCGCAAGCGACACGACCTCGTCCCCCCGCTCGTCGAGTGCGTGCGCGGTTATCAGACGCATGAACGCGGCGCCTTCGAGGCAATCGCCGCCACGCGCGCGACCGGCGCCTCGCCATCCACCGTCGCCGAAAAGGAGAATCGGCTCACCGCCGAACTGCGCGGCCTCTTCGCCGTCGCGGAGCAATATCCCGAACTGAAGGCCGACGCAAATTTTCGCCAGCTCAGCGCGCAACTCGTCACGATCGAGGACGACCTCCAATACGCGCGACGCTACTTCAACGGCGCCGTGCGGGATTTTCGAAACGCGGCGGAGTCGTTTCCGGGCGTGATCGTGGCCCGGACTTTTGGATTCCATCCGGACGAATTCTTCGAAATCGAAACCGCCAGCGAACGCGCCGCGCCCACCGTCAATCTGTGA
- a CDS encoding polysaccharide deacetylase family protein: protein MLLKFLLPTSMVVATLVLAGCDKLPKPLKAATPTPAPTATPTPTPTPTPPPTPTPTPTPPPIDTSAQVSVLGYHRFEAKPRDPLAITPEAFRQQMEAVRDSGIPVIPMADFLAWRRGEKSIPPKAIVITIDDGYNDTYTLAWPILKEFGYPFTYYVYIRYIGAGGRSIKWEQLEEMRDAGVDIASHTVSHDNLIKPKAKNLAGQPYDAWLLNELKGSKEELEQRLGISVRTLAYPYGIHNEKVMEVAREAGYEAAFTVNGQKALHSSAPENIGRYIVQSTIPSTFTNALKFGGSSGTTVAAMGNPAAAAMLTEPMQGATISDPRPLIKVNLQTFGAVDPKSVEMRISGFGLVPADYDPATQLLTYQMHSRLREPQVTVIVSGRAGGKKAVASWTFNFDPNAAPSPTPAATPAAPAASPAAADDEAGLPPMKPAE from the coding sequence ATGCTCCTGAAATTTCTTCTGCCGACCAGCATGGTCGTCGCCACGCTCGTCCTTGCCGGCTGCGATAAACTGCCGAAGCCGCTCAAGGCCGCGACGCCGACGCCTGCTCCCACGGCCACGCCGACCCCGACCCCCACACCAACTCCGCCGCCCACTCCCACGCCGACCCCGACCCCGCCGCCCATCGACACCTCGGCGCAGGTTTCCGTGCTCGGTTACCACCGCTTCGAGGCGAAGCCGCGCGATCCGCTCGCCATCACGCCGGAGGCCTTCCGCCAGCAGATGGAGGCCGTGCGGGATTCCGGCATTCCCGTGATCCCGATGGCGGACTTTCTCGCGTGGCGGCGCGGGGAAAAATCCATCCCGCCCAAGGCGATCGTCATCACCATCGACGACGGCTACAACGACACCTACACCCTCGCGTGGCCGATCCTGAAAGAGTTCGGCTATCCGTTCACCTACTACGTCTACATCCGATACATCGGCGCCGGCGGCCGCTCCATCAAGTGGGAGCAGCTCGAGGAAATGCGCGACGCCGGTGTGGATATCGCCAGCCACACCGTCTCGCACGACAACCTCATCAAGCCGAAGGCCAAAAACCTCGCCGGCCAGCCCTACGACGCGTGGCTGCTCAACGAGCTCAAGGGCTCCAAGGAAGAGCTCGAGCAGCGGCTCGGCATCAGCGTCAGGACGCTCGCCTACCCTTACGGCATCCACAACGAGAAGGTCATGGAAGTCGCCCGGGAGGCCGGCTACGAAGCCGCCTTCACGGTAAACGGCCAGAAAGCGCTCCACAGTTCCGCGCCGGAAAATATTGGCCGTTACATCGTCCAGAGCACGATTCCATCCACGTTCACAAACGCCCTGAAATTCGGCGGCTCCAGCGGCACCACGGTCGCCGCCATGGGAAATCCCGCCGCCGCGGCGATGCTCACCGAGCCGATGCAGGGCGCGACGATTTCCGATCCCCGGCCGCTCATCAAAGTGAACCTGCAGACCTTCGGCGCCGTCGATCCGAAGTCCGTCGAGATGCGCATCAGCGGATTTGGCCTCGTGCCGGCGGATTACGATCCCGCCACGCAGCTCCTCACCTACCAGATGCATTCCCGCCTCCGCGAACCCCAGGTCACCGTGATCGTGAGCGGTCGCGCCGGCGGCAAGAAAGCGGTCGCAAGCTGGACCTTCAACTTCGATCCGAACGCAGCCCCCAGCCCGACTCCGGCGGCCACTCCCGCCGCTCCAGCGGCTTCTCCGGCTGCCGCGGACGATGAAGCTGGCCTGCCGCCGATGAAACCCGCGGAGTAA
- a CDS encoding Fic family protein, with translation MKRGLSGRYEVTAAFGEQVRAFVPHPLPPAPPVDLDGALGALLDRAAVAIGRLDGISIVLPDPDIFLYSYIRKEAVLSSMIEGTQSSLSDLLLYEMDGAPGALTEDAAEVSRYVAALEKGLHLLREGMPISLRLLREIHAELLAHGRGSNKEPGEFKRSQNWIGGTRPGNARFVPTPPDLVLETLGAWEKFLHDDPVPTRTLVKAALAHVQFETIHPFLDGNGRLGRLLITFLLCSEGALRQPLLYLSLYLKQHRARYYELLQEVRLNGDWEAWLEFFLTGVRETAEQAAATASELLALFQRDRQRLYTEGGSGASVLRLHEHLQRRPITSAAQAAGAIQASIPTATSALRKLESLGIIRELTGGAYRRLYGYSAYLEILNEGTDPIFA, from the coding sequence ATGAAGCGGGGATTAAGCGGCCGGTATGAAGTGACCGCCGCGTTCGGCGAGCAGGTGCGGGCTTTCGTTCCGCACCCGCTGCCTCCCGCTCCACCCGTGGATTTGGATGGAGCGCTCGGCGCCTTACTGGACCGTGCAGCCGTCGCCATTGGCCGGCTGGACGGCATTTCGATTGTCCTGCCCGACCCGGACATCTTTCTTTACTCCTACATCCGCAAGGAAGCCGTTCTCTCCTCGATGATCGAGGGCACCCAATCCTCGCTCTCCGACCTGCTTCTCTACGAAATGGACGGCGCTCCCGGGGCATTGACCGAGGACGCCGCCGAGGTTTCCCGCTACGTAGCCGCCTTAGAAAAGGGCCTCCACCTGCTCCGCGAGGGAATGCCCATTTCCCTCCGCCTGCTTCGGGAGATCCATGCCGAACTCCTCGCGCATGGCCGGGGCAGCAACAAGGAACCCGGTGAGTTCAAGCGCAGCCAAAACTGGATCGGCGGCACGCGCCCCGGAAACGCCCGCTTCGTTCCCACACCGCCGGACCTCGTGCTCGAAACGCTTGGCGCCTGGGAAAAATTTCTCCACGACGACCCCGTGCCCACCCGCACCTTGGTGAAGGCCGCCCTCGCCCACGTCCAGTTCGAGACCATCCACCCCTTTCTTGACGGCAATGGCCGACTTGGCCGACTCCTCATCACCTTCCTGCTCTGCTCTGAAGGCGCCCTCCGGCAGCCGCTGCTCTATCTCTCGCTCTACCTCAAACAGCATCGAGCCCGTTATTACGAGCTGCTGCAGGAGGTGCGTCTGAACGGCGATTGGGAGGCATGGCTGGAATTCTTCCTGACCGGTGTTCGCGAAACCGCGGAACAGGCAGCCGCCACCGCCAGCGAGCTGCTCGCGCTTTTCCAGCGGGATCGCCAACGGCTTTACACTGAGGGCGGCTCCGGCGCATCGGTCCTCCGCCTGCACGAGCATCTTCAGCGCCGGCCCATCACGTCCGCTGCCCAAGCCGCCGGGGCCATCCAGGCTTCCATTCCCACGGCAACCAGCGCTCTCCGCAAACTCGAGTCTCTCGGCATTATTCGCGAACTCACGGGTGGCGCCTACCGCCGACTTTATGGATATTCCGCATATCTCGAAATCCTCAACGAAGGCACCGACCCAATCTTCGCATAA
- the purB gene encoding adenylosuccinate lyase, whose product MIARYSLPEMSALWSDQRKLEIWLEIETLACEGMAELGQIPKADAEVIRAKGAFDINEVLEIEKRTNHDVIAFLENVASKIGPEARWVHQGLTSSDLLDTTLAVQMNESCVRLLADLHALRAAIARRAEEHKLTPMIGRSHGIHAEPITFGLKLALMYDEFGRAIERLEQTRERVRVGKLSGAVGTNAHLDPRVEAYVMERLHLKPAPISTQVVQRDRHAEFMTTLALIASSIDRWATEFRHLQRTEVLEVEEYFSAGQKGSSAMPHKRNPITGEKLTGLARVIRNNAGAALENVALWHERDISHSSVERIILPDSCTLLDYMLVLLTKLVDRLLVYPENMRRNMELTGGLYASQGALLQLTEKGLERKVAYEAVQRAAMRTWAEKIPLAQTLAEEPEVAAQLSKEDVAEACALDHHFKHIDEKFRAVGLEP is encoded by the coding sequence GTGATCGCACGTTACAGTCTTCCCGAAATGAGCGCGCTGTGGAGTGACCAGCGCAAACTCGAAATCTGGCTCGAAATCGAAACCCTCGCCTGCGAGGGCATGGCCGAGCTGGGCCAGATTCCCAAGGCCGACGCCGAAGTCATCCGCGCCAAGGGCGCCTTCGATATCAACGAAGTCCTCGAGATCGAGAAGCGCACGAACCACGACGTCATCGCCTTCCTCGAGAACGTTGCCTCGAAGATCGGGCCCGAGGCCCGCTGGGTGCACCAGGGCCTCACCTCCTCCGACCTGCTCGATACCACGCTCGCCGTGCAGATGAACGAATCCTGCGTGCGCCTGCTGGCCGACCTCCACGCCCTGCGCGCCGCCATTGCCCGCCGCGCCGAGGAGCACAAACTCACGCCCATGATCGGGCGCAGCCACGGCATCCACGCCGAGCCGATCACCTTCGGCCTCAAGCTCGCCCTCATGTATGACGAGTTTGGCCGCGCCATCGAGCGCCTCGAGCAGACCCGCGAACGCGTGCGCGTCGGCAAGCTCAGCGGCGCCGTGGGCACCAATGCCCACCTCGATCCCCGCGTCGAGGCCTACGTGATGGAGCGCCTTCACCTCAAGCCCGCGCCGATTTCCACGCAGGTCGTCCAACGCGACCGCCACGCGGAGTTCATGACCACGCTCGCGCTCATCGCATCGTCGATTGACCGCTGGGCCACCGAGTTCCGACACCTCCAGCGCACCGAGGTCCTCGAGGTCGAAGAATATTTCTCCGCCGGCCAAAAGGGTAGCTCCGCCATGCCGCACAAGCGCAACCCAATCACCGGCGAGAAGCTCACCGGCCTCGCTCGCGTCATTCGCAACAACGCCGGCGCCGCGCTCGAAAACGTCGCCCTCTGGCACGAACGCGACATCAGCCACAGCTCCGTCGAGCGCATCATCCTGCCGGACTCCTGCACGTTGCTCGATTACATGCTCGTCCTGCTCACGAAGCTCGTCGACCGCCTGCTCGTCTATCCCGAGAACATGCGCCGCAACATGGAGCTCACCGGCGGCCTCTACGCCAGTCAGGGCGCGCTGCTTCAGCTCACCGAGAAGGGCCTCGAGCGCAAGGTCGCCTACGAAGCCGTCCAGCGCGCCGCCATGCGCACCTGGGCCGAAAAAATTCCGCTCGCGCAGACTCTGGCCGAGGAGCCCGAAGTGGCCGCCCAGCTCAGTAAGGAAGACGTCGCCGAGGCCTGCGCGCTCGACCATCACTTCAAGCACATCGACGAGAAGTTCCGCGCCGTCGGCCTCGAGCCGTAG
- a CDS encoding DUF502 domain-containing protein, whose protein sequence is MKIDPEAHAPLTATTMAGNIFRLLWSRLLTGIVIAVPLIVTLWVLWLGYGFIGKISAPIWETLGVKDQTFLNFLTTLLLLLAVGFMAAHMMGQRIISRTEAVLMRLPLIAPLYGAVKQLLDSFRVMGSGARTKRVVYLEYPSEGSLLVGFVTGEYLEPRLQRQYTLVFLPMAPNPLAGFVVAVPAERIIECSLTFEEATKLIVSGGLVVPPSGSSVESPTSA, encoded by the coding sequence ATGAAAATCGATCCCGAGGCTCACGCGCCGCTCACGGCCACCACGATGGCCGGGAACATTTTCCGACTGCTATGGAGCCGCCTGCTCACAGGAATCGTCATTGCGGTTCCGCTCATCGTCACGCTGTGGGTGCTGTGGCTCGGCTACGGATTCATCGGGAAAATCAGCGCACCGATCTGGGAAACCCTCGGCGTGAAGGACCAGACCTTCCTGAATTTCCTCACGACCCTGCTCCTCCTCCTGGCAGTAGGCTTCATGGCCGCGCATATGATGGGCCAGCGCATCATCAGCCGCACCGAGGCCGTGCTCATGCGTCTGCCACTCATCGCCCCGCTCTACGGTGCGGTGAAGCAGTTGCTCGATTCGTTCCGCGTAATGGGCTCCGGCGCCCGCACGAAACGCGTCGTCTATCTCGAATATCCCAGCGAAGGCTCGCTCCTGGTCGGCTTCGTCACCGGCGAATACCTCGAACCGCGTCTCCAGCGCCAATACACGCTCGTCTTCCTGCCCATGGCGCCGAATCCCCTCGCCGGCTTTGTCGTAGCCGTGCCGGCGGAGCGCATCATCGAGTGCTCTCTGACATTCGAAGAGGCGACCAAGCTCATCGTTTCCGGCGGCCTCGTCGTGCCGCCATCCGGCTCGTCGGTGGAATCACCCACCTCCGCCTAG